One part of the Streptomyces sp. NBC_00286 genome encodes these proteins:
- a CDS encoding sensor histidine kinase, whose translation MAHPDASSPRQRSAWRLLPIASAVVTAAVGTPLVLAAPDAARVWVAGTVVGAGSCLVLLAAAATRLHRKLTSQVDRSMAESARRRSEAEYLAGAVLPELTSAIEDPTSGPVSAAMGSASAWQPTEPQLRAVQHAVTEALGAAQRRAARADGEREQAVRAWEAVTRDLQKATSQILPTAVRRLGEGASLDTVRAELRLSQFSSTVVRELVDAGIRELAVSERRSAAARAASAKALSRVQAQAVGILADLREMQDRHGEAVLGDLLELDHSTSQLGLLTDRLALLMGGRASRSWNKPIPMESILRGAVGRIAAYRRVSLNCASKAAVAGFAAEGVMHLLAELMDNATSFSAPIDQVHVYVEERSAGIVVTIEDSGLKMADAALRRAEEAVSGAMSDLASLQGTRLGLAVVGRLAVKYGISVSYRPSSRGGTGVVVHLPAQLLAQQRTALVEPPLHDPSARPRERMPASAGGTEARAGDRRRAASGGGSRTPDTLDGSRTPGTPDTLDGSRTPGTPAAPAGSRTPNAPAATAGSRTPDTPAASPMPDTPAAPHSPRTPNTPSARAGSRMPDTPAPAPAASPPTPSAPTGDNGSVTANGLPVRPPGRTMAAAERVRTPGERPAGGRPAARDAGKSFGAFHRARLAAAAGEAAAAEEAARAAEPAETADPTDPHDAD comes from the coding sequence ATGGCACATCCCGACGCGTCCAGTCCACGCCAGAGGTCGGCATGGCGGCTTCTGCCGATCGCCTCGGCGGTGGTGACCGCGGCCGTCGGCACTCCTCTCGTACTCGCCGCACCGGACGCCGCACGCGTCTGGGTCGCGGGCACAGTCGTGGGGGCGGGCAGCTGCCTCGTCCTGCTCGCCGCGGCGGCCACTCGGCTGCACCGCAAGCTCACCTCGCAGGTGGACAGGTCGATGGCGGAGTCGGCGCGGCGCCGCTCCGAGGCGGAGTACCTGGCCGGCGCGGTGCTCCCGGAGCTGACCTCGGCGATCGAGGACCCCACGAGCGGTCCCGTGTCCGCCGCAATGGGATCGGCCAGTGCCTGGCAGCCGACGGAGCCTCAACTCAGGGCTGTGCAGCACGCGGTGACGGAGGCGCTGGGCGCGGCGCAGCGGCGCGCGGCCAGGGCGGACGGCGAGCGCGAGCAGGCGGTACGGGCCTGGGAGGCCGTCACCCGCGATCTGCAGAAGGCGACGTCGCAGATCCTGCCCACGGCGGTACGGAGACTGGGCGAGGGAGCCTCACTGGATACAGTCCGCGCGGAGCTGCGGCTGTCCCAGTTCTCCAGCACCGTCGTGCGCGAGCTGGTGGACGCCGGCATACGCGAACTCGCGGTCAGCGAGCGGCGTTCCGCGGCGGCCCGGGCCGCCAGTGCGAAGGCGCTGAGCCGGGTGCAGGCCCAGGCCGTGGGCATCCTGGCGGATCTGCGGGAGATGCAGGACCGGCACGGCGAGGCGGTCCTCGGCGACCTGCTCGAGCTGGACCACAGCACCTCCCAACTCGGCCTCCTCACCGACCGGTTGGCGCTGCTCATGGGCGGACGGGCCAGCCGCTCCTGGAACAAGCCGATCCCGATGGAGAGCATCCTGCGCGGCGCCGTGGGCCGGATCGCCGCGTACCGCAGGGTCAGCCTCAACTGCGCCAGCAAGGCCGCCGTGGCCGGGTTCGCGGCCGAGGGCGTGATGCACCTCCTGGCCGAACTGATGGACAACGCGACCAGCTTCTCCGCGCCGATCGACCAGGTCCACGTCTATGTGGAAGAACGCTCCGCCGGCATCGTCGTCACCATCGAGGACAGCGGCCTGAAGATGGCCGACGCCGCGCTGCGACGCGCCGAGGAGGCGGTGTCGGGCGCGATGAGCGACCTCGCCTCCCTCCAGGGGACTCGGCTGGGGCTCGCGGTCGTCGGGCGGCTCGCCGTCAAGTACGGCATCTCCGTCAGCTACCGCCCCTCCTCCCGCGGGGGCACCGGAGTCGTCGTACACCTGCCGGCCCAACTGCTCGCCCAGCAGCGCACGGCACTCGTGGAGCCCCCGTTGCACGACCCGTCGGCGCGACCGCGCGAGCGCATGCCGGCGAGCGCCGGGGGCACCGAGGCGCGGGCGGGCGACAGGCGGCGTGCGGCATCGGGTGGCGGTTCGCGGACGCCGGACACGCTGGACGGGTCGCGGACGCCTGGGACGCCGGACACGCTGGACGGGTCGCGGACGCCTGGGACTCCGGCCGCACCGGCCGGTTCACGGACGCCCAACGCCCCCGCCGCGACGGCCGGTTCGCGGACGCCGGACACACCAGCCGCTTCGCCGATGCCCGACACTCCGGCCGCACCGCACAGTCCGCGGACACCCAACACCCCCTCCGCACGGGCCGGTTCGCGCATGCCGGACACACCGGCCCCCGCACCCGCCGCCTCCCCGCCGACCCCTTCCGCCCCGACCGGCGACAACGGTTCGGTGACCGCCAACGGCCTCCCGGTACGTCCCCCAGGTCGCACGATGGCGGCAGCCGAGCGTGTCCGTACCCCCGGGGAACGCCCGGCGGGCGGCCGACCCGCAGCCCGTGACGCCGGCAAGAGCTTCGGCGCCTTCCACCGTGCGCGCCTCGCCGCGGCGGCCGGTGAGGCCGCGGCAGCCGAGGAGGCGGCCCGAGCCGCCGAACCGGCCGAAACGGCCGACCCGACCGACCCGCACGACGCCGACTGA
- a CDS encoding roadblock/LC7 domain-containing protein, whose amino-acid sequence MQTTDTTLTWLLEGLLERAPGTRHALVLSRDGLKLCWTQQLGVDQADQLSAIASGMQALAQGASVEFGDGSGGVRHSMTEFYGGLLFIVEAGQGAHLAVVADDGADPGVVGHHMTDLVERIGEHLRAEARDPMDPTEES is encoded by the coding sequence ATGCAGACCACTGACACCACACTGACCTGGCTCCTGGAAGGTCTTCTCGAGCGCGCCCCCGGCACCCGGCACGCCCTCGTGCTCTCCCGCGACGGGCTGAAGCTGTGCTGGACCCAGCAGTTGGGCGTCGATCAGGCGGATCAGCTCTCGGCCATCGCCTCCGGGATGCAGGCCCTGGCGCAGGGCGCCTCGGTCGAGTTCGGCGACGGCAGCGGCGGCGTACGCCACTCGATGACGGAGTTCTACGGCGGGCTGCTGTTCATCGTCGAGGCCGGGCAGGGAGCGCACCTCGCGGTTGTCGCGGACGACGGCGCCGACCCGGGTGTGGTGGGGCACCACATGACCGACCTGGTGGAGCGGATCGGCGAGCACCTGCGTGCCGAGGCCCGCGACCCGATGGACCCGACAGAGGAGAGCTGA
- a CDS encoding DUF742 domain-containing protein: MSRRPVDTGDPDRLYTITGGRSEAPDDLDLVSLIVSECEPARGMQSEHVRILELCRRPAAVVEIAAELRLPVTVVRILVGDLLAMAKVTARHPRPASAAAALPESALLLEVLDGLRKL; this comes from the coding sequence ATGAGCCGACGTCCGGTCGACACCGGGGACCCGGACCGGCTGTACACCATCACCGGGGGCCGCAGCGAAGCTCCCGACGATCTCGACCTCGTCTCGCTGATCGTCAGCGAGTGCGAGCCCGCTCGGGGCATGCAGTCCGAGCACGTCCGGATCCTGGAGCTGTGCCGTCGCCCGGCCGCCGTGGTCGAGATCGCCGCCGAGTTACGGCTGCCGGTGACGGTCGTCCGGATCCTGGTGGGCGACCTGCTGGCGATGGCGAAGGTCACCGCTCGCCATCCTCGGCCCGCATCGGCGGCGGCCGCCCTGCCCGAATCCGCTCTCCTGCTGGAGGTTCTCGATGGACTCCGTAAGCTTTGA
- a CDS encoding GTP-binding protein, with protein sequence MDSVSFEPSTRSEPPARTPLSATAETGLKIVVVGGFGVGKTTLVRSVSEIRPLNTEEVMTEAGVGIDRTAGLADKSTTTVAFDFGRISLSERTVLYLFGAPGQERFWFLWDRLFAGTLGAVVLVDTRRMSDCWYAIDRLEHHRTPFVVAVNRFEHDTNAFSLSEIRQALALPEHVPLIDCDARVRSSGKNVLISLVDHLYELAMAREMTP encoded by the coding sequence ATGGACTCCGTAAGCTTTGAGCCCTCCACACGCTCTGAGCCCCCTGCCCGTACGCCGCTCAGCGCCACGGCCGAGACCGGGCTCAAGATCGTCGTGGTGGGCGGCTTCGGTGTCGGCAAGACCACGCTGGTCCGCTCGGTGAGCGAGATCCGGCCCCTGAACACCGAAGAGGTCATGACCGAGGCCGGTGTCGGCATCGACCGGACCGCAGGTCTGGCCGACAAATCCACGACGACCGTCGCCTTCGACTTCGGCCGGATCAGCCTGAGCGAGCGCACGGTTCTGTATCTGTTCGGCGCCCCGGGCCAGGAGCGCTTCTGGTTCCTGTGGGACCGGCTCTTCGCGGGAACGCTGGGCGCCGTCGTCCTGGTGGACACCCGGCGGATGAGCGACTGCTGGTACGCGATCGACCGCCTGGAGCACCACAGGACGCCCTTCGTCGTCGCGGTCAACCGGTTCGAGCACGACACCAACGCCTTCTCCCTGAGCGAGATACGCCAGGCACTCGCGCTGCCCGAGCACGTACCGCTGATCGACTGCGACGCACGGGTCCGCTCGTCCGGCAAGAACGTCCTGATCAGTCTTGTCGACCACCTCTACGAACTGGCCATGGCCCGGGAGATGACCCCATGA
- a CDS encoding cytochrome P450, giving the protein MNDDATGFDPRPADPKRTTSGCPAHADAVPLSGLEYQQTPAALYQELRRIHGSVAPVLLDGDVPAWLVLGYPEVSFVTAHDELFARDSRRWNQWENIPADWPLLPFVGYQPSVLFTEGAEHQRRAGVITEALEGVDQFELGVNCARIADQLIDAFTGSGETELMSTYAHPLAMRAAVEMCGMSAHSTDTDDLVRDLRISLDTGEGEDPVAAYVRVQERIQQLVKDKRAEPGADVVSRMLAHPEGLSDDAIVQDLISVVAAAQQPTANWICNTLRLLLTDDRFALNVSGGRVSVGEALTEVLWLDTPTQNFIGRWAVRDTLLGGRRIKAGDCLVLGLAAANTDPQIWPEGHVGAEGNGAHLSFSNGEHRCPYPAPLLADVIARTAVETLLERLPDVVLSVEPEELVWRPSIWMRGLTSLPVEFTPILR; this is encoded by the coding sequence ATGAACGACGACGCGACCGGCTTCGACCCGCGCCCCGCCGACCCGAAGCGGACCACTTCGGGCTGCCCGGCGCACGCGGACGCGGTTCCGCTGAGCGGCCTGGAGTACCAGCAGACGCCCGCCGCGCTGTACCAGGAGCTGCGCCGCATCCACGGCTCCGTGGCGCCCGTACTGCTGGACGGGGACGTACCCGCCTGGCTGGTTCTCGGCTACCCGGAGGTCTCGTTCGTCACCGCCCACGACGAGCTCTTCGCCCGCGACTCGCGGCGCTGGAACCAGTGGGAGAACATTCCCGCGGACTGGCCGCTGCTGCCCTTCGTCGGTTACCAGCCCTCGGTGCTGTTCACGGAGGGCGCCGAGCACCAGCGGCGGGCCGGTGTCATCACCGAGGCCCTGGAGGGCGTCGACCAGTTCGAGCTCGGCGTCAACTGCGCGCGGATCGCCGACCAGCTCATCGACGCCTTCACTGGCAGCGGCGAGACCGAGCTGATGAGCACGTACGCACACCCTCTGGCGATGCGGGCCGCGGTGGAGATGTGCGGCATGTCGGCCCACAGCACGGACACCGACGATCTCGTACGGGACCTGCGGATCTCCCTGGACACGGGCGAGGGCGAGGATCCGGTCGCCGCGTATGTGCGCGTACAGGAACGCATTCAGCAGCTGGTGAAGGACAAGCGGGCTGAGCCCGGCGCGGACGTGGTCTCCCGCATGCTGGCCCATCCCGAGGGGCTGAGCGACGACGCGATCGTCCAGGACCTGATCTCGGTCGTCGCGGCGGCCCAGCAGCCCACCGCCAACTGGATCTGCAACACGCTGCGGCTGTTGCTCACCGACGACCGTTTCGCGCTGAACGTCTCCGGCGGCCGGGTCAGCGTCGGTGAGGCCCTCACCGAGGTGCTCTGGCTGGACACGCCCACCCAGAACTTCATCGGCCGCTGGGCGGTGCGCGACACCCTGCTCGGCGGGCGCCGGATCAAGGCGGGCGACTGCCTGGTCCTCGGGCTCGCCGCGGCGAACACCGATCCGCAGATCTGGCCCGAGGGCCATGTCGGCGCTGAGGGGAACGGCGCCCATCTGTCCTTCTCCAACGGCGAGCACCGCTGCCCCTACCCGGCTCCGCTGCTCGCCGACGTCATCGCCCGCACGGCCGTCGAGACGCTCCTGGAGCGTCTGCCCGACGTCGTCCTGTCGGTGGAGCCGGAGGAGCTCGTGTGGCGGCCGTCGATCTGGATGCGGGGGCTGACGTCACTGCCGGTGGAGTTCACGCCGATTCTGCGGTGA
- a CDS encoding cytochrome P450, with protein MTTAPDLPDILSQEFAEDPYPAYRIMRENAPLIWHEATQSYIVSRYEDVERIFKDRDGQFTTDNYVWQIEPVHGRTILTLSGREHAVRRALVAPAFRGRDLQEKFLPVIEDNARALIDCFRHTGNADLVADFATRFPVNVIADMLGLDKADHDRFHRWYTSVIAFLGNLAGDPEVAAAGERTRVEFADYMIPIIRHRRDHLGDDLLSTLCAAEVEGVRMSDEDIKAFCSLLLAAGGETTDKALASIFANLLAHPEQLQAVREDRSLIERAFAETLRYTPPVHMIMRQSAEEVELSGGTVPPGATVTCLIGAANRDPARYREPDRFDIFRDDLTTTKAFSAAADHLAFALGRHFCVGALLARAEVEIGVNQLLDAMPDLRLADGFQPAEQGVFTRGPQALPVRFTPATH; from the coding sequence GTGACCACCGCACCGGACCTGCCCGACATCCTGTCGCAGGAATTCGCCGAAGACCCCTATCCCGCCTACCGGATCATGCGCGAGAACGCCCCGCTGATCTGGCACGAGGCCACCCAGAGCTACATCGTGTCGCGCTACGAAGACGTCGAACGGATCTTCAAGGACCGCGACGGACAGTTCACCACCGACAACTACGTATGGCAGATCGAGCCCGTGCACGGCCGGACGATCCTGACGCTCAGCGGGCGCGAACACGCCGTGCGCCGGGCCCTGGTGGCCCCGGCCTTCCGCGGCCGTGACCTGCAGGAGAAGTTCCTGCCCGTCATCGAGGACAACGCCCGGGCCCTCATCGACTGCTTCCGTCACACGGGAAATGCCGATCTGGTCGCGGACTTCGCGACGCGCTTTCCCGTGAACGTCATCGCCGACATGCTCGGCCTGGACAAGGCCGACCACGACCGCTTCCACCGCTGGTACACGTCCGTGATCGCCTTCCTCGGCAATCTCGCGGGCGATCCGGAGGTCGCCGCGGCCGGTGAGCGCACCCGCGTGGAGTTCGCCGACTACATGATCCCGATCATCCGGCACCGCCGTGACCACCTCGGCGACGACCTGCTGTCCACGCTGTGCGCCGCCGAAGTGGAAGGCGTGCGCATGAGCGACGAGGACATCAAGGCGTTCTGCAGCCTGCTGCTCGCGGCGGGCGGGGAGACCACGGACAAGGCCCTCGCGAGCATCTTCGCCAACCTGCTCGCGCATCCCGAACAGCTCCAGGCCGTACGGGAGGACCGCTCACTGATCGAGCGGGCCTTCGCGGAGACCCTGCGGTACACCCCGCCGGTCCACATGATCATGCGTCAGTCGGCCGAGGAGGTGGAGCTGAGCGGCGGCACCGTTCCGCCGGGAGCCACGGTGACCTGCTTGATCGGCGCCGCAAACCGGGACCCCGCCCGCTACCGGGAGCCGGACCGCTTCGACATCTTCCGCGACGACCTGACCACCACGAAGGCATTCTCCGCAGCGGCCGACCATCTGGCGTTCGCCCTGGGCCGCCACTTCTGTGTGGGCGCCCTGCTGGCCCGCGCCGAGGTCGAGATCGGCGTCAACCAACTCCTCGATGCCATGCCCGACCTACGGCTCGCCGATGGTTTCCAGCCAGCCGAGCAGGGCGTGTTCACCCGGGGACCGCAGGCGCTGCCGGTGCGCTTCACCCCGGCCACGCACTGA
- a CDS encoding maleylpyruvate isomerase family mycothiol-dependent enzyme: protein METAQFIGTLDTEGKLLATAAEEAGTDAKVPTCPGWQVRDLVRHTGMVHRWATAFVAERHTSYHPDEGLPDLDGTELMTWFREGHRRLVDTLAGAPADVDCWSFLPAPSPLAFWARRQAHETTVHRYDAESALGGTPSPIAVDFAIDGIDELLFGFHARKKSAVRTEVPRVLRVRAEDTDAVWTVRLSAEPPVSERGELAGADSELTGPAAELYLSLWNRRPFPGVRGDSSLATLWREKSGVT from the coding sequence ATGGAGACTGCGCAGTTCATCGGAACCCTCGACACCGAGGGCAAGTTGCTGGCGACGGCCGCCGAAGAGGCCGGGACCGACGCCAAGGTGCCCACCTGTCCCGGCTGGCAGGTGCGGGACCTGGTGCGGCACACGGGCATGGTGCACCGCTGGGCGACGGCGTTCGTCGCCGAGAGACACACCTCGTACCACCCCGACGAGGGCCTGCCGGATCTGGACGGTACGGAGCTGATGACCTGGTTCCGCGAGGGCCACCGGCGGCTGGTCGACACGCTCGCGGGCGCCCCCGCCGACGTGGACTGCTGGAGCTTCCTGCCCGCACCCTCACCGCTCGCCTTCTGGGCACGGAGGCAGGCGCACGAGACGACGGTGCACCGGTACGACGCGGAGTCGGCGCTCGGCGGCACCCCGAGCCCGATCGCCGTCGACTTCGCAATCGACGGGATCGACGAGCTGCTCTTCGGCTTCCACGCCCGCAAGAAGAGCGCGGTGCGCACGGAGGTGCCGCGCGTGCTGAGGGTGCGGGCCGAGGACACCGACGCCGTGTGGACCGTACGGCTGTCAGCCGAGCCGCCGGTCAGCGAGCGGGGCGAACTGGCGGGCGCCGACAGCGAGTTGACGGGCCCGGCGGCCGAGCTCTACCTGTCGCTGTGGAACCGTCGGCCCTTCCCGGGCGTGAGGGGAGACTCCTCCCTCGCGACGCTGTGGCGCGAGAAGTCGGGGGTCACTTGA
- a CDS encoding MarR family winged helix-turn-helix transcriptional regulator, whose product MAAAENVEQGLVDQWRDLLAVHARTVSELDRALHQHGLCASDFEVLDVLAGCAAADGAGAYRVQEIAERVHLSQSALSRLIGRLEKDGLVERCMCPQDRRGVRVSLTLEGRALHGDVLPVQRAVLGRMLAAGPGD is encoded by the coding sequence ATGGCGGCTGCGGAGAACGTTGAGCAGGGGCTCGTCGACCAGTGGCGCGACCTCCTCGCGGTGCACGCGCGCACCGTGTCCGAGCTCGACCGCGCACTGCATCAACACGGCTTGTGCGCCAGTGACTTCGAGGTGCTCGACGTGCTGGCAGGCTGCGCCGCGGCCGACGGCGCCGGTGCGTATCGCGTCCAGGAGATCGCCGAGCGGGTCCATCTCAGCCAGAGCGCACTGTCCCGGCTGATCGGCCGGCTCGAGAAGGACGGTCTGGTGGAGCGCTGCATGTGCCCGCAGGACCGGCGGGGCGTACGCGTCTCGCTCACGCTCGAGGGGCGCGCGCTGCACGGCGACGTACTGCCGGTGCAGCGCGCGGTGTTGGGGCGGATGCTGGCGGCCGGTCCGGGCGACTGA
- a CDS encoding MFS transporter codes for MTSPLPDSATQERWTPRLWGTLLVLCAAMFLDALDVSMVGVALPSIGSELDLSTSALQWVVSGYILGYGGLLLLGGRTADLLGRRQVFLVALAVFALASLLGGLVDSGPLLIASRFIKGLSAAFTAPAGLSIITTTFAEGPLRNRALSIYTTCAATGFSMGLVLSGLLTEASWRLTMLLPAPIAIIALIAGLKLLPRSEREKNHNGYDIPGAIIGTASMLLLVFTVVQAPEVGWASARTLLSFLAVAVLLAVFVRIEQRSAGPLVRLGVLRSGNQIRAQLGAMTFFGSYIGFQFLATLYLQTLLGWSALETALAFLPAGALVALSATKMGAVVDRFGTRRLIPVGFASMVIAYALFLNIDLNPVYAAVILPTMLLIGVACALVFPSLNIQATNGVDDHEQGMVSGLLNTSVQVGGAIFLAVVTAVVTASASDDASPQAVLDSYRTGLIVVTAIAVLGLLITATGLRKQRTQQTTILVAKSDSVQEGQEAREERVPVRD; via the coding sequence ATGACCTCTCCGCTCCCCGATTCCGCGACCCAGGAACGCTGGACACCTCGCCTGTGGGGCACCCTTCTAGTGCTCTGCGCCGCGATGTTCCTGGACGCGCTGGACGTATCGATGGTCGGCGTCGCCCTGCCGTCCATCGGCTCCGAACTCGACCTTTCCACCTCGGCCCTGCAATGGGTCGTCAGCGGCTACATCCTGGGCTACGGCGGCCTGTTGCTCCTCGGCGGACGGACCGCCGACCTGCTCGGCCGCCGCCAGGTCTTCCTGGTCGCCCTGGCCGTGTTCGCGCTCGCCTCGCTGCTCGGCGGGCTCGTCGACTCAGGCCCGCTGCTGATCGCCAGCCGCTTCATCAAGGGCCTGAGCGCGGCGTTCACCGCGCCCGCGGGCCTGTCGATCATCACCACGACGTTCGCCGAGGGCCCGCTGCGCAACCGCGCCCTCTCGATCTACACCACCTGCGCCGCCACCGGCTTCTCCATGGGCCTCGTCCTGTCCGGTCTGCTCACCGAGGCCAGCTGGCGCCTCACCATGCTGCTGCCCGCGCCGATCGCGATCATCGCCCTGATCGCCGGCCTCAAGCTGCTCCCGCGCAGCGAGCGCGAGAAGAACCACAACGGCTACGACATCCCCGGCGCCATCATCGGCACGGCCTCGATGCTGCTGCTCGTCTTCACCGTCGTCCAGGCCCCGGAGGTCGGCTGGGCATCGGCCCGTACGCTGCTCTCGTTCCTCGCCGTCGCCGTCCTGCTCGCGGTCTTCGTCCGGATCGAACAGCGCTCGGCTGGACCGCTGGTCCGGCTCGGCGTACTGCGCTCCGGCAACCAGATACGGGCCCAGCTCGGCGCGATGACGTTCTTCGGCTCGTACATCGGCTTCCAGTTCCTGGCCACGCTGTATCTGCAGACGCTGCTCGGCTGGTCGGCCCTGGAGACGGCGCTCGCCTTCCTGCCCGCGGGCGCGCTGGTGGCGCTGTCCGCCACGAAGATGGGAGCCGTCGTCGACCGGTTCGGCACGCGGCGGCTGATCCCGGTGGGCTTCGCCAGCATGGTCATCGCGTACGCGCTGTTCCTGAACATCGACCTCAACCCCGTGTACGCGGCGGTGATCCTGCCGACGATGCTCCTGATCGGCGTCGCCTGCGCCCTGGTCTTCCCCTCGCTCAACATCCAGGCCACCAACGGCGTGGACGACCACGAGCAGGGCATGGTCTCAGGCCTGCTCAACACCTCGGTGCAGGTGGGCGGCGCGATCTTCCTGGCGGTCGTCACGGCCGTCGTGACCGCGAGCGCCTCCGACGACGCCTCTCCGCAAGCCGTCCTCGACAGCTACCGCACGGGGCTGATCGTGGTGACGGCGATCGCGGTACTCGGCCTGCTGATCACGGCCACGGGTCTGCGCAAGCAGCGTACGCAGCAGACGACGATCCTGGTCGCCAAGTCCGACTCTGTACAGGAGGGACAGGAGGCGCGCGAGGAGCGGGTGCCGGTCCGCGACTGA
- a CDS encoding DUF6332 family protein, translating into MGNSGGRRTQAERDAMTVEIGYALASAAVAAAVVFGAIAGPALVFELPAGAEDLLLMAGMWLAVVVFFVRVVSVLVRFGRGSQPSQPGRTKPDS; encoded by the coding sequence ATGGGGAACAGCGGGGGACGGCGCACTCAGGCCGAGCGGGACGCGATGACCGTCGAGATCGGCTACGCGCTGGCGAGTGCGGCGGTCGCGGCCGCCGTTGTCTTCGGGGCCATCGCCGGTCCGGCGCTGGTCTTCGAGCTGCCTGCCGGCGCCGAAGATCTGCTGCTCATGGCCGGGATGTGGCTCGCGGTCGTGGTCTTCTTCGTACGGGTGGTCAGTGTGCTGGTCCGTTTCGGGCGTGGGTCTCAGCCCAGCCAGCCCGGCCGCACCAAGCCCGACTCGTAG
- a CDS encoding response regulator transcription factor encodes MIRVLLADDQSLVRAGFKALLDAQKDIEVAGEAADGEEALRKVRELRPDVVLMDIRMPLLDGLEATRRITEDGGLQDIKVVMLTTFELDEYVFEAIRSGASGFLVKDTEPDELLRAVRAVVDGDALLSPGVTRRLIAEFAARSKEPAAAQSLAELTEREREVMALVGIGLSNDEIARRLVVSPLTAKTHVSRTMVKLGARDRAQLVVLAYESGLVRPGWLG; translated from the coding sequence GTGATCCGCGTACTGCTCGCCGACGACCAGTCACTGGTCCGCGCAGGCTTCAAGGCGCTCCTCGACGCACAGAAGGACATCGAGGTGGCCGGCGAAGCAGCCGACGGCGAGGAGGCGCTGCGCAAGGTGCGTGAACTGCGCCCCGACGTCGTCCTGATGGACATCCGTATGCCCCTGCTCGACGGTCTCGAAGCGACCCGCCGCATCACGGAGGACGGCGGGCTGCAGGACATCAAGGTGGTCATGCTCACCACCTTCGAGCTCGACGAGTACGTCTTCGAAGCCATCCGTTCCGGGGCCTCCGGCTTCCTCGTCAAGGACACCGAACCGGACGAACTCCTGCGCGCGGTCAGGGCGGTGGTCGACGGCGACGCGCTGCTGTCGCCCGGCGTGACGCGGCGGCTGATCGCCGAGTTCGCGGCCCGGTCCAAGGAGCCCGCTGCCGCTCAGTCGCTCGCCGAACTCACCGAGCGGGAGCGGGAGGTGATGGCCCTGGTGGGCATCGGGCTGTCCAACGACGAGATCGCCCGCCGACTGGTCGTCAGCCCGCTCACGGCGAAGACCCATGTGAGCCGCACGATGGTGAAGCTGGGCGCCCGCGACCGGGCCCAACTGGTCGTACTGGCCTACGAGTCGGGCTTGGTGCGGCCGGGCTGGCTGGGCTGA